A segment of the Methanothermococcus thermolithotrophicus DSM 2095 genome:
GATTTATTTCGCAAATCTGCTAAACTTTCTACTTTTTCCAATTTTTTAGGGGCTTTTTTAGTTTTATTATTTTTATTCAATTTATCCATTATATTATGGATCTTTTTGTATTTTTCAAGCCCTTTATTTTCTATTAAATACCCTACTAAATGAAACAGTGAATGTCTATTAACTCCCTTATCGATTTTTACTTTTTTCTTAGTCAAATAGTCTTTTATATCAGGATTTTCATTTAATAGCTCTTCATATTCATAAAATCTACTATCTCCATTGATATTCTTTTTATCCATAGATTTATTGAATTCTTTTTCAACGATCGTTTTCAATACCGCCTCTTCCAATCTAAATAACCTGCCTACAAAATCTACATAGTCTCCATTTTTCCATTTACTTTCTATACTGTCTATTAATAAATTAATTAGTAATTTATATTTTTCAGTAGTTTCTTTTAAATCATTGGTAGATTCATCACTTTCTAATTTCCTTAATAACTCTATTTCTCGTCTAATGTCTCTTCTATTTTCTATATTGGCTTTATTGAAAGCCTCATTAAGTTCATCAATTGCTTGTTCAAAATCAAATAAATTTTTAAAATGCAGAGCTCTTAATTTATGATATTCCCAATCTTCGATAATCTCATGTTCTTTCCCAACTTCAGATGCCAATAGATACATTTCTGATTCTTTATATGCGTTATAGTCCTCATTTTTAAATTTTTTAAATAATATCTTCCCAATATCATTTTCCTGTGGTTTTTTACCTTGTGGCTTGTATAATATCTTTGTTTTTGTTTCCCATTTTAGTATTCCATTTATTATAAGACTTGATATTTGGGCAGGAGTTCCCCCAGTTATTCCAAGATATACATCATCATAATGATCATCTAATCTGCTAAGAAGTTTAGAATATTCTTCAAGCATTACTGCATAGTCAGATGGGTTTTTATTTACTTTAATGATTTCAACATTACCTTCTAATTTTGGGTATTTCCTTATTAACCATTCTTTGATTATTTCAGCGGAATAATATGTATCTTGGTCATGTGAATTATCCTGCATTGTTGCTAACAGTTTAATGTTCAGTTCATCATACAGTTCGCATATAATTTTTATTTTATCTTTAATTAAAATTGGTTCCAAGTCCAACTTTTCATGAGCTCCGCTTAAATATAACTCTCCTGTGAATTCAAAAAAACTTTTAGAATTCAGATATTTCTCTGTTATTTCATTGTATGTTTTGTTACATTTCTCACGAAGTTTTTTGGATTTTTCTATATTCTTATTATCAAATAACGCAACTTCTCCATATCCTAAATCCCTATTACCCACATTTGATAAAAACAGTGCTTTATTCATTTTATCCCTTCAATTTTTATCCATCCCATAGGTATTTCTTTTTTAGAATCAATTACACGCGTTCGTGGGAATTCTATATAGTCGTTTACAGGCTGAACTAAGAATTTACCTGTCCTTTTATCTTTCCCTTTTTTCAGCGGGAGTATTCTTTTTATTAAATTTAAATCCTTGTTATGCTTCCATAATAATAAATAAATGGTTTTAGACAAAAATCCGCTTCCAGAACCTAATAATAAATAAAATGCATTGTTATTGTTTAAGTCATTTAAAATTTTGTTTTTATAAAAATCCTTTAAACCCTGTGGTAAATACCTATTTTTCATTTCAAATTGAATAATCGTTCTTGTAAGATTGTTACACATGTTTTTTATTTCTTCAAAATTGTTTGGAAAACCTTTTTTTATTGTTAATTCAATGGTAAATTCAGAACCTTTTTTCAATGCTTCCTTACATTCCTTATTTCCGTATATATTTGATTTATTTTTTCTTTTATATTCTATATTGTATCTTCTTGTTTCGATAAATTCGAAATTATTGGAATCTATAAAATCGCTGTCGGTAATTAACAAATATTTAAAGAAATCATCTTTAATTTTACCTATGGCATTCTCTACAACAGCACTTCCTTTTTTATTGTTGTATATTCCTCTATCTTTTAAAATACTAACTAATTTATCAATATTTTTATCATAATAATCAAAAATATATGCTGTTCTTATGGCCCCCTTTAGTGAGCTCCCAGGAACGTAGTATTTTCCATTCTGATTTATGAATTTTTTAATCTGCACACTTGCATCTTCTTTAATTTTGCAGTCAATTTCTTTTAAAATGAACTTATCAGGATATATATTTATACTTTCATAGGCCTCTTTTACGCCAATTTCCATTCTATTGTTCCCCATGTTAGATTTTATTAATTTTACCAACTCATCTATTTTATTTGCGTCATCTAAACTTTCCAATAACCTTCCCATATCGATTATTTTTGCCTTACTACCTTCAATATAATAATCCAAATTGGTATAAAAATCCCCACATCCTATGTTTAAATGAGATAATGTAGTAATCTTTAAAGTTTTTTTAGTGGAGTTATTTTGTTCAAATATATTCATAAATTCCCCCCTTGTCCAATTCATAAGATACTATTGGAATTAAAATAGGTCGTCCGTTCAATACAATTTCATGTTCAACAGTATCCGGTTTTAAATCTAAAACTTGCCCTTCAACTGATTTTTCACATATTGAACCTTCCGTCAATGCATAAACATTCTTTTTTAGTTTTGTAATATGTTCCATATTTGATGACGAATAAATATATCCACCTATTTTAATTAACTGATAACTGTTAAAGTTTTCAAATTCATTTTCTTTTGGAATAGTTATTGATAATACCGCATTCTTTTCTTTTGAAATGTATGTTTTGTTTTTTTGTTGATAGTTCTTACCCAATAATTTATTATCTATGCTTAAATCCTCGTTAAATTCATCTATAATTATGTCTTTAAAAATTCCTGCTCCAATACTTCGTTTTCCTCCCAATCCTTCGTCTTTCATTAACCGTATTGACGCCCTGATTTTTTTTACTAATTCCCCGTCAATGTCATTAAAATCAGCTAAAAAGTAAAATCCCACTATCTTATCATCTTTTCTAAGTGGTTTTATAAATTCAATGGCATATAATTGCCCTTTTTCACTATCTTCCAATGTAATCCCTTTTATTCTATCAATTGAAACCTTTTGCTCTATTATATTTTTAAACAAATTCATATTTTCAGGTTTATTATAACCGAACTTCTTTTTTTCATCCTCGGTTATTAAATATTCTTTTCCTATCGTTATCTTTTTCAATGTCTTTTCGTTATGTTTTTTAAGAGCCCCTATTGAAATGAATTTGATTTTTTTGAAATCCTTTGGTTTTTCTTCAATATCCTCCTGTGTATCTTTATCAAACCCGAGCATTACCATAGGTTTAGGGATAAATAATATCTCATCTTCAATTTCTGAACCATTTTTATTTTTAAATTTATATATTGCAGGAAATAACGAAGATATTTTTAATTTTTTTATTTCTTCCCCATATTTATTAAATTCATCAACCCCATATAGCTTAATAAAGTTATTAACCATTGCAGAAAATAAACTGTTG
Coding sequences within it:
- the csm5 gene encoding type III-A CRISPR-associated RAMP protein Csm5, which gives rise to MNIFEQNNSTKKTLKITTLSHLNIGCGDFYTNLDYYIEGSKAKIIDMGRLLESLDDANKIDELVKLIKSNMGNNRMEIGVKEAYESINIYPDKFILKEIDCKIKEDASVQIKKFINQNGKYYVPGSSLKGAIRTAYIFDYYDKNIDKLVSILKDRGIYNNKKGSAVVENAIGKIKDDFFKYLLITDSDFIDSNNFEFIETRRYNIEYKRKNKSNIYGNKECKEALKKGSEFTIELTIKKGFPNNFEEIKNMCNNLTRTIIQFEMKNRYLPQGLKDFYKNKILNDLNNNNAFYLLLGSGSGFLSKTIYLLLWKHNKDLNLIKRILPLKKGKDKRTGKFLVQPVNDYIEFPRTRVIDSKKEIPMGWIKIEGIK
- the csm4 gene encoding type III-A CRISPR-associated RAMP protein Csm4, whose protein sequence is MHIVKLIPNKNSKYHFGEGDLSESSVVFHSNSLFSAMVNNFIKLYGVDEFNKYGEEIKKLKISSLFPAIYKFKNKNGSEIEDEILFIPKPMVMLGFDKDTQEDIEEKPKDFKKIKFISIGALKKHNEKTLKKITIGKEYLITEDEKKKFGYNKPENMNLFKNIIEQKVSIDRIKGITLEDSEKGQLYAIEFIKPLRKDDKIVGFYFLADFNDIDGELVKKIRASIRLMKDEGLGGKRSIGAGIFKDIIIDEFNEDLSIDNKLLGKNYQQKNKTYISKEKNAVLSITIPKENEFENFNSYQLIKIGGYIYSSSNMEHITKLKKNVYALTEGSICEKSVEGQVLDLKPDTVEHEIVLNGRPILIPIVSYELDKGGIYEYI